Proteins found in one Lycium ferocissimum isolate CSIRO_LF1 chromosome 6, AGI_CSIRO_Lferr_CH_V1, whole genome shotgun sequence genomic segment:
- the LOC132060752 gene encoding uncharacterized protein LOC132060752, translating to MDLTSLLIPPLYDHLFPPISDEDFKLYHTVDRRLYAKLINLLGRDPSESMNVMAFLQWLEVVGRNLRLVTKLYDIPYQLLNEVAEEVVACLKCTKIENFNENGFREIYLIPNVLNRKFTLKFIHENRASVIRGVTDFLERVCLRAFDDIEQQPNFLTRGSLVPTPNVLGSMNKDYEIGSSSGNYRMVNNPSNHVQSGGGIFLESMIPSENKIEEIGGLTSSRVMSIISLSHFLGGASGTSNIEEMGGLNSSRMMPIINPNHFLVGASGTSNIEEMGSLNGNTMMSIIDPNHFLGGAIGTSNIEEMGSLNGSRMMSIINPNHFLGGPSGTSNIEEMGGRNSSRMMPIINPNHFLGGASSISNIEEIGSLNNSRMMSIINPASHVFGAASGGTSNIEEIARRANGMVPMNPTHNVPGAAGGGIPLGLPNYFVPNQMVQYMPTPFLGGSAMNLLPPTPYGIYSHASASGSGVFHPQMLPAGPRNYHHDFGDIAQAHPAMHTDLADLLNMNNLNIHAVEEEKEVSPDDRTVFLTFSKGYPITEAEVKEFFTRKFGDDVLAVYMQEVTDPEEQALYARLVCRSHAALEEIVDGGRAKYNINGKHVWARKYVKKTNPKLHFVGQTSSPVTSTSD from the exons ATGGATTTAACTTCTCTTTTAATTCCCCCTTTATACGAtcacctttttcctccaatctCTGATGAAGATTTCAAATTATATCACACCGTTGATCGCAGACTTTACGCGAAATTGATCAATCTTCTAGGCCGCGATCCTTCTGAATCTATGAATGTCATGGCATTTCTCCAATGGCTTGAAGTGGTTGGAAGGAACTTGCGCCTTGTGACGAAGCTTTATGATATTCCTTACCAATTGCTTAATGAGGTCGCGGAGGAGGTTGTAGCTTGCCTAAAATGCACGAAGATTGAAAACTTCAATGAAAATGGTTTTCGCGAGATATACTTGATTCCAAACGTGTTGAACAGGAAATTCACTCTCAAATTCATTCATGAGAACCGGGCAAGTGTCATTCGTGGTGTTACGGATTTCCTTGAGAGGGTTTGCCTTAGGGCTTTCGACGATATAGAGCAACAACCAAATTTTCTTACTAGGGGAAGTTTGGTCCCAACACCAAATGTTTTAGGGTCTATGAACAAAGATTATGAAATAGGGAGTAGTAGTGGCAATTATAGAATGGTCAACAACCCAAGTAATCATGTCCAAAGTGGTGGTGGTATTTTTCTAGAGTCTATGATACCTAGTGAGAACAAAATCGAAGAAATAGGAGGCCTTACTAGTAGTAGAGTAATGTCAATTATCAGCCTTAGCCATTTCCTTGGTGGTGCAAGTGGTACATCAAACATAGAAGAAATGGGAGGCCTTAATAGTAGTAGAATGATGCCAATTATCAACCCTAACCATTTTCTTGTTGGTGCAAGTGGTACATCAAACATAGAAGAAATGGGAAGCCTTAATGGTAATACAATGATGTCAATTATCGACCCTAACCATTTCCTTGGTGGTGCAATTGGTACATCTAATATAGAAGAAATGGGAAGCCTTAATGGTAGTAGAATGATGTCAATTATCAACCCTAACCATTTCCTTGGTGGTCCAAGCGGTACATCCAACATAGAAGAAATGGGAGGCCGTAACAGTAGTAGAATGATGCCAATTATCAACCCTAACCATTTCCTTGGTGGTGCAAGTTCTATATCGAACATCGAAGAGATAGGAAGCCTTAATAATAGTAGAATGATGTCAATTATCAACCCTGCTAGCCATGTTTTTGGTGCTGCAAGTGGTGGTACATCAAACATAGAAGAAATAGCTAGGAGGGCTAATGGAATGGTGCCAATGAACCCTACCCATAATGTACCAGGTGCCGCAGGTGGTGGGATTCCTTTAGGTTTGCCTAATTATTTTGTTCCAAATCAAATGGTACAATATATGCCAACACCTTTTCTTGGAGGATCAGCCATGAATTTGTTGCCACCAACACCTTATGGAATTTATTCTCATGCTTCTGCAAGTGGAAGTGGAGTTTTTCATCCTCAAATGCTACCAGCTGGTCCTCGTAATTATCATCACGACTTTGGTGATATTGCACAGGCACACCCGGCTATGCATACAGATCTTGCTGATTTGTTGAATATGAACAACTTGAACATTCATGCTgttgaagaagagaaagaagtcTCTCCTGATGATAGGACCGTGTTCTTGACTTTCTCCAAGGGCTATCCAATTACTGAAGCTGAAGTCAAGGAATTCTTCACTAG GAAATTTGGGGATGATGTTTTAGCGGTTTACATGCAAGAGGTTACGGACCCTGAGGAACAAGCACTGTATGCGCGGCTTGTCTGTCGCTCTCATGCTGCACTTGAGGAAATTGTAGATGGTGGAAGAGCCaaatacaacatcaatggaAAGCATGTTTGGGCAAGAAAATATGTGAAGAAGACAAATCCTAAGCTCCACTTTGTTGGACAAACCAGTTCTCCAGTTACATCCACTTCAGATTAA